The DNA sequence ACCCCTATAACGGCTCTAACTATGTGAATGTTACAATGCCCCTTAGGTACCCGCACACAAGGGTGGCCTATATTTTCTTTGGACCTGGTCTGGATGTACAGAGCTTCAGCTTACGTGGAGATGATCAGCGGGTGGATATTTACCTCTCTACCAAAGACCACACCTACACCATCTACCTTCTGACAGGAAAGGTCAGCAGCAAGCCTCTGTTTGCCATGGTACTGCTGGACCACAAAAAGATTGTGTTCGAGAGAGCAGCAGCTGTTGTGGACAGTTCTCCTGTGGAAGTCGAAGAATACGTCAATGTGATGGAGGATAATCTCCAGCATGTTAAACCTGTCTTTCAGCAGATGGAGAGACACATCCTAGGACGGGTTCTTAACACTGCCAGCTTCCGTAAGACTGCTGAGCGCCTCCTCCAGTTCTCTGACAAGAAGAAGACAGATGAGGTCATCAAGAAGATGTTCACTATGTCCAAGAAACAGAACAAAGGGGAAAAGAAGGTAAACCTTGGAGAGAAGCTGTCTGAGAGTCTGCCTGATATTTTTGCACAGATTGAAATTAGCGAAAAGAATGAGAGACAGAGGACATCAAGGCGTACCTATGAGGAGAATCCAGAGGAAGGGGACGCTGATTCAAGGGCCTTCATGGATTATTCAGATGGTCACAGAAATAGGAAGGGGGGCTTTGTTAAGGGCCGCAGATTCAAAGAGGTTCACATGGTGCCCACTGCAAAGAATGAGGGAGTCTCTGCTACTGCCTCCTACATTAGACTGTTCCTGCTCCTGAACACCGCCACCTTCTTCTTACTGCTGGCCGTTCTTCTTACTCGCTTTCAGACAGGGCGGAGCCTGCACACGCAGAGGTGCTTCTATACCATCGTCTTGATTGACTGCTTCATCCTGCTGTTCCTCTTCTCCTCCTGCTCCAACACGCAGTGCTGACAACCTGAACAACTCTATAAGACAGGATGTCCTGTCTGTTCAGGgtgaactgaaaacatttcacaCTTAAGTCCAAGCCAGACCTAATGGCAGACCATTAAGGccactgtttaaaaaaacttaTTGCGATTTGATAGAGTTCATTAGTAAACGTCTtggaattaaaatgaaagaaattactAAATGTATGTGGACAATACATGCTTAATGAGCCCTACTTTTGGTTCACATTACCATGAATTTaatatcattttctttcttgaCTGAGCCTCTGAAAATCATTCCTTATGTTAGGAACTTCTCATAATTCTTGTTGGGTTAAAACTAGGAAGCTTTTGCCATTCGTTGCTTGTTTATTAAGTGATTAAGCATGTTTATCTCATCACATTTGGGCATCAGTACCTGACCTGACGCCACCCACAGATGTTTGGGGGGAAGTCATCAGAAATGATAACTGAGAGCAGTAGCTTGAACTGGCACCCTACCCATGGATTTAAAAGCGCTCTGTGGTAAATCACCCTGTCAGCCTTTAATTCACCAGAGTAGCGAAGGGCTGCTTGTGTTTAAACTTCAATTAAATTTCAAAACAACTACAATTTAGCTAAATTCAGGTAGATGTAATTTCTGCTTTGGTTCTAACCTGATACTGATGTTGTCGAAGTATGGCACCAGAATACATCGTACCTTTTGTTAGTGAGTCCTGCAGtgattgtgtaaaacataacGACGGTaaatggaagcagctgaaagtcaCATTTTTTCTGCCAACGTTAATAATTATTtccttttcttacatttttgggTCCTGTCTGAGAATTCTATAGATCCCCGTAAGATCTCCATGtatgttatttttcatttcattaatttaattaaagggACAATGCACGTTAATTGACATGAGTATTAGAGATTTAGCCAAAGGGACTAATTTCAATATGCAGCTCTTGGCAGGTTGATGGACCaagattaaaacattaaatcatATGATTGTTAAAtcacacaaaagaaaattaaaatgatcaatGTGCAACAGACACTAATCTACACATGATCATAGACATGATCTGTTACCAGGCACTGTAGAGAACTGCCTTTAAGGTGTACTTCGGTTATGTCGGTCAGATTTTCTAAGTATGAACTGCTCTATTAAAGAAAACTGACTACCTAAATGAACATTTTCTGGGCCCTCTGACTGGAGCTCTTGTTTCTGCTTTACTGTATTTTTGTACATTCACTCTAGTTAGTTACCTCTATCTGTGTTCTCATTGTAACTATGACTTGACCAAGAAGGAGTTTTTTCCCCCAATTTTCACTATTAGTGGTTTACATTTCATATTAATCTGATTTGTAGTTTCCTGACACTTCCTTTGACCTTGTTTGACAGACATTTACtattcaaaatagtttttttttcttttggcattttgctccaaatgtttttatgtgaaaaaatcCCTGTTTAGCTTCTGTGACCCTGATACCAGAGTCTAAACTGTGTATGACTCTATTCCTTAAATCCCAGAGTATTTGTGTAACAGTGTCACTActtctgtcaggatctgccatatGAGTGTTTGTTCAGGAACTAGAACTGATTCCATGTAGGAATTGATGAATAGCTGAGATGAAACTAGACCAGCTTAGACAAACGAAGCTTCTGTGGAGCTTTAGAGCCACGTCTGTGTTCCCAGCATTCAGTGCTCCTGCTCTGTTGCAAACGTCTCAAGCTAAGCCACTGTAACACAATCACCACATGTGTACTTGACACAATTCTTGCTTTCTATGCTGTAGTTTATAGTGACACATGCAAATATATACATGTTAAAGTAAGATGTACAATTGCTCCCTAAAGTCTGCATCATCCCTAGTTAAAATgccatatctatctatctatctatctatctatctatctatctatctatctatctatctatctatctatctatctatctatctatctatctatctatctatctatctatctatctatctatctatctatctatctatctatctatctatctatctatatatatatatgtatatatgtatatctcaaataaaaactaacttgaatattttttactctaataaataaaactgttaaaaactgCCACCAATTCCAGCACTCAGTCTTGTTGAGCTCACACCTGCCAACATGAAACAAACTCCAGCTGTCCTAAAAGGACTTTCCTGACATTTGCTCTTTTGCATCTTTTAGCTACAGCCGCAGTTTGTAGATGGGTTACAGTTGTTCAAAAAAGATCATTTtgcaaaggtatcagtcaggagcaGTGTACAAAAAAGCTATGGTCTTACATATATTACCCATGGCACAGTGTAGGCAGTTATCACCAGCGACTACTAAATCTCTCCAAAACAGAAGAAGTTGCTTCAGAAAAGTtttagtttaagggtgtgcacacCTTTGGAAccagattgttttatttattttaatctaacatattggtttatttttcagttgtgCCAGATAAATGGATGATTAAAGTTCAAAACACTTTTGGAATGATTGATCATTCTCTCATTCTTTACATCACACAAACTGGGCATCTTACCAGGGGTCTGTTGACTTTTGAAAGCTGCTTCATGTTATAtcattgtctttatttattatgcTATAGCTGGTTACAGATTGCACAGAGGTATCGGCGTCAGTGAAACTTGTGACAATGACATTTAtagatttataaataaaaataaataaaaatatacattcaGCCAATCACAGAGCCCCCTTTCTAATCTCTATATCTCAATACAGCTGCAAAGAGAAGGTCATCAGAGAGTGGTTGACAAAATTCTGATATTAGCACATAAAATTAGCTAATAAAATGTCAGATATGAAAATGTCATTATCCACTGTACCCAAGATATGACTGCAAAGTATAAATCACTAAAAGAATTCCCCCCACAAACCACAGAGGAAACACCCATCATGGCGTCATACACCTGGGTGGTGTTAAGAGTCTGCAGAGAGGAGGGATGGGGTTAGGGGCTTTACAAAGCCGTTGTATCCAGATATAACTGGATAGAAATGCTAAATCATCAGAGGCCCTCTCAAGTAGATATGGCATCAGGGATAAGATCTGTGTTTCATCATCAGTGGATTGAAGTCTGTGTCTGGAGAGAAGACTTGTGTCAGATTGTGAGCAGAATTATGATGGATTTGGGAACCATCCCTGCATGACTTTTCTgtggaaaaaagaagaagaaaataagaaaaggcTCTGAGTGCATTTGGGATTGAGCCAGTCCGGATGTGCCTCTAAAGTCTCCCCTCACATGAACATCATGCTGGCATCTGCTGTCACCTTTGTGCTGTCGTTTATGAACTTCTCCTTGACAGGCTGATGTGTGAGACAATCTGAAACACCATGGGAAGGGGTCACCAGCTCTGTTGCATTGATTTATCTTTAAAATGGCATTAACATAAACATTGAATGCTGCCACCTACTGGTTAAATCCATGTGTGTCCAGTAGGGCCCTGTATAATGATGTAGCATCCACAGTAATATTACTTTTCAATCTATAACACCATGCAGAACATTAAGTGAGTTTATCAACAGCTAAGTGAGTTCAGAGGCATATTTGATGTTCAACAGATCTGATGGAAAACACTTTATAAGGACTATTTTGAACAACAAAAATACTTGTTTGTGAACTTACATTTTATAAAGTTCAGACTTTTTTTGATTGATTGTGAACAGTATGAATCCAATATGTAATGTATAATCTACAGGTACATCTGTCAagtctattttgtttttaattttgatgattgtggctcacagataaacacaaaatgtagTGTCTCGGAAAATTTAGTTTGTGAAAAAttgggaaaaagttaaatactAGAAACTCATGGTGTCCAACCCTAATCAGATGATTAACTCAAAACATCTGGTTttctgagcctctaaatggtccCTCAGTCCGGGTCAGGAGGCTACACAATCAgggagaagactgctgactggacagatgttagGAGGACAGTCGTTGACACCCTCCACGAGGAGGGGTGACACAATATggcattgctaaagaagctggttgttcacagactGCTGTATCCATGTATATTCATAGAAGGTCGAGTGGAAGGAGAacgtgtggtaggaaaaggtgtaCCAGCAACATGGATAACCGTAGCCTTGATAGGATTGTCAATCACAATCTATTCAAGAAtgtgggggagcttcacaagaagTAGACTGAGGCGGGGGTTAGAGCATCAAGATCCACTACACAGAGATGGATTCTCAACATGgactacaaatgttgcattccttgtgtcaacCTACGTTTGAACCAGAAGCATCTTATTTGGGCTAAGGAGAAATAGAACTGAACtattgttcagtggtccaaagtccttttTTCAAATAAAGGTAAAGTTcgcatttcatttgaaaatcaaaCTCCCAGAGTCTAGACAAAGATTGcagcacagaatccatgttggttgaagtccagtgtgaagtttccacagccagtgatgatttggggtgccatgtcatccgctggtgttggtccactgggttttccgaagtccacagtcaacccaaccatctaccaggaaatgttagagcacttcattttccagcagaacaTAGTActggcccacactgccaaaggtaccaaaagctggttaaTGAatatggtgttactgtgcttgattggccagaaaactggcttgaccagaaccccatagtacatctatggagtattgtcaagaagatgagagacaccagacccaacaatgcagatgatctgaaggcagtaattcatgcaaaaggagcccgactaagtactgagtgcatagaaatgaaaaTACTATTCAGAAGCCctgcatttctgtttaaaatataattttttttattaatcatatgtaatattctaattttctgagacattgaattttgggttttcattatctgtaaccCATAATCATCAGGACTACAGAAAATTAGcgctttaaatatttcactctatgtaatgaatctaaatatGAGTcgcactttctgaaatgagtaacatcaaatatttaactttttcacaatataatAATTTCTTGAATTTCTATAAGAAATTGTAGAGTTATTTGCTAAGTTGTTACCGTTTTAaacttatatatatatgaatatatatcaAACAAATTATTTATGGATTGGATTGTGGCACTTTCGGCTTTCAATTGACAAAGACCTGATCATTTCTTatatttattacataaaaaactaaaagtaaacaaatgaaCTATTTCTACTGTTTCCCACGATGGATGGAAAAAGTTGTTTCATAAGCCGTAGGGAAATAACATCgctaaaatgttgtttttcggTCATAGTTCTTTAACAAGCATCACAGTCCTCCAAGCTCGCGGTGTCGCTGCTGGTTTCTTTGCTCGCTTCCTCGAAAGAAATGAACCTTCTGGCTCGCCGTTGACTGTTTGACAGTGACAGCGGACTTACGGAACATATCCAGCATGGGTGCTCGGCTCGCGCGGATATTCCGAAACTTTAACTTGGAGAACCGCGCGCTGCGAGAGATCTCCAAAGAGAAGCCGAGTGCAGCGCCCTGGCACGAGACCGAAGCGCCGCCTTCCGCCGTTAGCTCTGAGGGTGAGAGACTGAGCTGCTTGTGTAACCTGGGGGTCATTTACCATTACAGGCTCAGTTCTCCTGAATCTGCGCAAGGTTCACCGTGTTAACCagtttgtttgctgtgttctaGCGAGGGAGTCAGTGAAGAAGAAGAACGAGTCGTTGTTGGAACACCTTAGGTCTGTGTATGTGGAGTCTACTGATCCAACAGCAGCTACAGAGGTCAGACTGAGTCCTACTTGTTCCTGTCTCTGTCTGCAAGAGCTCAGTGTTCTGTTAGACCGGGCTTGAAAAGCTTCTAAACAGCAGTGACCCCATGAAACTGTTTATAGCTTTTATGGAAAACACCTTAAATTATAAAAAGTAATACTGGAgcacagcacatgggcacatTATTTCTCTTTCAAAAGAGTAGAGAAAATAGTCCCCTTCCATTTGTTAGTTCAGATGCTGTTTATGAGCTAACAATCACACATAAAACATTGCCTTTTCATAATTGGAGTTCTGTGCACCGCACAGAACATGTTAGTGAACTTTGTctcatttctttctctttcacaAGAAAccagacatttttatttgaattttcttttaaattaagaTAGGAAACTTTCCAAGTGAATAAATGTTGTTGCCTTTTTAACTTAACTCAAAGTCTGACCTTTTCTGCAGCAGAGGAAATTGAGAGAAAAGTTCCACCACAGAGTCCTTCTGTAGTTGTTGCTTTTAATGATCTTGAGAACCTGAACCAAAACCACTTCTTCTCTTATAATTGTGTTGGTGGTTGAGAGCATTACTGCTGCCACCATCTGTTTCAGAGGGGAACTGCTTGTTGTGGAGGCGTGCCCTCCTGATGAATTATGTTCCCATGGAAACAACACATCACTTTGGGTGGCTGCAAAGATGGCCAAAGTGaatggagtccacctgtgtgtaatttaatctcagcataaacacaagtgttctgtgaaggctttagAACCCTTAACCAGACAGGACAGGCAAGGAGAGTATTATTCAGGGAAACAACCAGGACCTCCATGGCAatactggaggagctgcagaaatccacagctcaagtgggaCAAACTGTTGTCAGGACAACTATGCAAAGTTGGAAAAGATGCCACAAGAAATCCTACTGGCAGTGTGCcatgcaggggacacagcagacaggtgtacccaggtgctctggtcagatgagaccaaaatggaaCTTTTAGGTCCACATGCAATGAACACAGaactctgctgtgaaacatggtggtggcagcataatgctttggggatgcttttcttctgcaagCTCAGGGAAGCTGGCCAGTTGTtaggaagatggatagagctaaatacagggcaacccTGTTCCTCAGGGCCCGCTGTTGGGCCTCTGAAGCATTTGGTGGTATGTAGTGCAGTTAATGCAGTCATGTGAATCACATGTGCTGTAATagaaacacatctaaaacatgaaggactgTATACTTGAGGACAGGGTTTTAGATACATTGATCACactagatcaaagcatatgcttgtattaaaatggcccagtcaaagtccagacctacatccaactgataatctgtggcaagacttgtaATTTGGAGCatatgttttggtattttcGCTGACTTTGTGCTGTTTTCTCACAGGTATCAGAGAATGTGATAAAGGATAAAGGAGTGGAGCGGAGGCCCCTCACAGTCAGTTTCCCAGGATACACGTTTGGCCTGCCGGAGCTCACAGATGTTCCCAAAGGGAAACTGACCATTGCTGAGGCTCTGAAGGCCCTCGGCAGTCACCAGCACCAGCCTCGGACGTGGACGGCTGAAAAGATTGCTCAGGATTATTCTCTGGACTTAAAAGACACAAAATCTGTTGTAGAATTCTTCATCCCTTTCAAGGTGGAGGTCATCCCTCCTAAGACTAGAACTGCCAAGCAGATAAAGGCTTCCTAGGACTGGAGTCATGGAGAGCGAGAAACTATTACCTCACTTATTTATGTTCTATAGTGTTTGAGTGGGAGAGGGACTAGTTTTTCATGAGTTCAGTGGTGTTAAGATTGAATGATGGGAGATTTTTAACATGCCTACAGGAAACAACCACATATCTGAAAACAGCCGTCCTTTCGAGACGCCTCATATTTAAATGAATCAGgaagaaatgaaatgttaaacagAAAAGAATGAAAGTTTAAGGATACCTCTGAAGTTTCATTCATTAAAGGGTCGCCCAGACTAGTTTCTCAGAGTGTTCTTGGCAAACAGCTGAAGTCAGGATCTGATCAAACTGGCTTAAAGACGTAACAAATGGAATCCACACACCCGATAACTGACTGTTAAGTTTGCAGTGATTGGTGTAGAGCGTTTAGGTGTACTGTGATGGGCTGGATATACAAGTCCAGCCGGGACTTATAAACACAAAAACtctgatatttaaaatgttagtcAGGTAAACCAGTTCTTTATGATAGCCTCAAATAAAAGACTTATTGACTCTAACTTTGACAACCTAGTTATGACATGACCCTCTTCTGATGGTGGTTCATAGCTCCCTCTGTGGTGCAAAATAGAGATGCACCACCCAGAGATTCTGTGTCCAATTACTGGTGTAAACATTCTTTACAGCTAAGATTCCAGTTTCTCTCTGCAAACTAGAAATCACAAAATACCTTCAAATTTAACAATAAATGGtttataatgaaataaaacaatgggTTTTCATTACTAACTTTTCATCTGAAGATGTCCGATCTACATGAACCGTCCTTTTAAAGCTCATTTCCATCCATCATAATTCAGCTTTTTATCAGCTGTATCGTCAAGGCAGCACACTGCTGCAGAGAGGTGTGGTTTTCTTCAGTTCATGAGGAATTCAGAGGACTGGGGGTTAAATTCAGAATAAGAGTGAACCTGTGGAATCATATCGCTGCAAAAATGCACGTTTTCAGAATAAATCATTTTTGTCTCACACGTGTGTTGGCTTTAATTCTCTTGTGCATCCAGGTCATTTAGGGGCTGAGAATTATCCAGggtatttttcatcattttaagTCTTACCagtaaatatacaggtccttctaaaaaaattagcatattgtgataaagttcattattttccataatgtcatgatgaaaatttaacattcatatattttagattcattgcacactaactgaaatatttcaggtgttttattgtcttaatatggatgattttggcatacagctcatgaaaacccaaaattcctatctcacaaaattagcatatcattaaaagggtctctaaacgagctatgaacctaatcatctgaatcaacgagttaactctaaacacctgcaaaagattcctgaggcctttaaaactcccagcctggttcatcactcaaaaccccaatcatgggtaagactgccgacctgactgttgtccagaaggccactattgacaccctcaagcaagagggtaagacacagaaagacatttctgaacgaataggctgttcccagagtgctgtatcaaggcacctcagtgggaagtctgtgggaaggaaaaagtgtggcagaaaacgctgcacaacgagaagaggtgaccggaccctgaggaaaattgtggagaagggccgattccagaccttgggggacctgcagaagcagtggactgagtctggagtagaaacatccagagccaccatgcacaggcgtgtgcaggaaatgggctacaggtgccgcgttccccaggtcaagccacttttgaaccagaaacagcagcagaagcgcctgacctgggctacagagaagcagcactggactgttgctcagtggtccaaagtacctttttcggatgaaagcaaattctgcatgtcattcggaaatcaaggtgccagaatctggaggaagactggggagaaggaaatgccaaaatgccagaagtccagtgtcaagtacccacagtcagtgatggtctggggtgccgtgtcagctgctggtgttggtccactgtgttttatcaagggcagggtcaatgcagctagctatcaggagattttggagcacttcatgcttccatctgccgaaaagctttatggagatgaagatttcatttttcagcacgacctggcacctgctcacagtgccaaaaccactggtaaatggtttactgaccatggtatcactgtgctcaattggcctgccaactctcctgacctgaaccccatagagaatctgtgggatattgtgaagagaacgttgagagactcaagacccaacactctggatgagctaaaggccgctatcgaagcatcctgggcctccataagacctcagcagtgccacaggctgattgcctccatgccacgccacattgaagcagtcatttctgccaaaggattcctgaccaagtattgagtgcataactgtacatgattatttgaaggttgacgtttttttgtattaaaaacacatttcttttattggtcggatgaaatatgctaattttgtgagataggaattttgggttttcatgagctgtatgccaaaatcattcgtattaagacaataaaagacctg is a window from the Girardinichthys multiradiatus isolate DD_20200921_A chromosome 15, DD_fGirMul_XY1, whole genome shotgun sequence genome containing:
- the ndufaf4 gene encoding NADH dehydrogenase [ubiquinone] 1 alpha subcomplex assembly factor 4, giving the protein MGARLARIFRNFNLENRALREISKEKPSAAPWHETEAPPSAVSSEARESVKKKNESLLEHLRSVYVESTDPTAATEVSENVIKDKGVERRPLTVSFPGYTFGLPELTDVPKGKLTIAEALKALGSHQHQPRTWTAEKIAQDYSLDLKDTKSVVEFFIPFKVEVIPPKTRTAKQIKAS